A window of Zingiber officinale cultivar Zhangliang chromosome 5A, Zo_v1.1, whole genome shotgun sequence contains these coding sequences:
- the LOC121983118 gene encoding ABSCISIC ACID-INSENSITIVE 5-like protein 3, translated as MAMAAQGVDKAEKEVQSQSLSGQGSVYNLTLSQVQNHLGEPLPGMNLQDLLRSVFPAGEDGRSPAADAGALSKKTVDEVWRQIQRGKEQERQQHPSLGEMTLEDFLCRAGVAGDAPNEGGGYQITFGPTPHWLHHCHPRRRKQQKQKQKQQKSVTHQPAPQPLAAAAGNISETAYHEGGGANSSPFNPQTPRRKRGHLEDSAKKTVERRQKRMIKNRESAARSRARKQAYTNELENKVSRLEEENQRLRKNNELDVMIHHIPLPDPKQQLRRTNSTPF; from the exons ATGGCAATGGCGGCTCAGGGCGTGGACAAAGCGGAGAAAGAGGTTCAATCGCAGAGCTTGAGCGGGCAGGGCTCGGTGTACAACCTCACCCTCAGCCAAGTCCAGAACCACCTCGGAGAGCCCTTGCCCGGCATGAACCTCCAGGACCTCCTCCGAAGCGTGTTCCCCGCCGGAGAGGACGGCCGCTCCCCGGCGGCCGACGCCGGCGCCCTGAGCAAGAAGACGGTGGACGAGGTGTGGCGGCAGATCCAGCGAGGGAAAGAGCAGGAGAGGCAGCAGCACCCGAGTCTGGGGGAGATGACCCTCGAAGACTTCCTGTGCAGGGCCGGAGTTGCCGGAGATGCGCCGAATGAGGGCGGCGGGTATCAGATTACCTTCGGGCCGACGCCTCACTGGCTGCACCACTGCCATCCGCGGCGCCGGAAGCAGCAGAAGCAGAAACAGAAGCAGCAGAAGAGCGTCACCCACCAGCCTGCGCCCCAGCCACTTGCTGCAGCCGCCGGGAACATATCGGAGACCGCGTATCACGAAGGCGGAGGAGCCAATTCCTCGCCGTTTAATCCACAAACGCCGAGGCGGAAAAGGGGGCACTTAGAAGATTCGGCCAAGAAGACGGTGGAGCGAAGGCAGAAGAGAATGATCAAGAACCGGGAGTCAGCTGCCCGTTCTCGAGCAAGGAAGCAG GCTTACACCAATGAATTGGAGAACAAGGTTTCCAGACTCGAAGAAGAAAATCAAAGGTTGAGGAAGAACAAT GAGTTGGATGTCATGATCCACCATATTCCGCTGCCTGACCCGAAGCAACAACTACGTCGAACAAATTCGACACCTTTCTGA